The Pseudomonas sp. S06B 330 genome contains the following window.
GGCGAAACGACCCTGCTCTGGCAGTTCACCGGGATCTATTTTGTTATCTGCTACCTGTCCATCGCCACTTGGGCTTGGGCCGGCAGCGTCATCAGCCAGTACCTGGGCAATCCACAACGCGTTCGCCTGTTCAATCGCGTGTTGGCGGCGTTACTGGTGGCCAGCGCCCTGTACCTGCTACTGGGCTGATCGATAGTGCCCCGGCGTTGCGGCAAGGTGACGTTTGAAAGCCCGCTGCAGGTGTGCCTGGTCGGCAAACCCTGCTTCCAGTGCCACCTCGGCAATCAGTGCGCCGCTGCGTAACCGGGCCCGGGCATACTGCACCCGCTGGTCGACCAGATAACCGTGGGGCGTCAATCCAAAATGCTGCTTGAACGCCCTGATCAGATACGAGGTGGAGAGCCCGGCCGCATCACCCATGTCTTCCAGTCGCAGTGCCTGGGTACAGTGCGCGCGAATGAAAGCCGCAGCGGTCAACAAACGTGGGTTGACGCGTCCGGCGTCCGCCACGCGGGAGGGCAATCGCTGGATAAGCTCACTGAAAAAGATGCGCAGTGCCGCGTGCTTGCTGGCACTGCTGAGCTGACTGTCCGTCAGCACGCCGTGCAGCTGGCACAGCCCTTGGTAAAGGTCAGGTGATTGGCTGCTGAGCACTTCAAAGGGCTGGAAGCCCAAGGCCTGCAACCAGGGCAGGTCGACATACAACATGAGGTAAGACCAAGGCTCACCCTCAATCGGGTTGCACGTGTGCACCACCCCAGGGTTCATCAACACAACGCTACCTGCTGTTACCTGTTGATGGTTGTCCCCACTCACATAGGTACTGCGTCCACCGGTGATCGCCCCAATGGAAAAGCTCTCATGGGAATGCGGCGCATAGCAGACCTTGCGCCCATCATCGACGCGGCGCGCCTCAATGAACGGCAGCGCCGGATCACGCCAGAAACGCGAGTGAGTGGTCATCGGTGTCATTCTTCGGCGTCATGCACCACCACCAGCAATTGCGCCTGCACGTCCCCCAGCGAGCGCAGCCGATGGGGCGTCTGGGCGTTGAAGTACAGCGCATCACCGCGCTCGAGAATCACCCGTTCATTCATGAAATCCACCTCCACCTGGCCCTCGTGAACAAACAGAAACTCCTCGCCCAGGTGCTCTTTGAACGTCGAGTCGCTGAAGTCGTGAGGGGGGCTGATGATAAACGGCAGCAAACGGCGGCTGCCGATATGGTTGGCCAGCACCGCGTAACCTGGTCCCTGGGCACTGCCCGACAGGGCTTGTCGCTCGCCACTGCGCACCAGACTGAAACGTGCCTGGCCAGGCATATCCTCAGCAAACAACTCTTCGACGTTGACACTCAGCGCCCGCGCCAGTTTCAAGGCAGCGGCGATCGATGGCGTATTGAGGCCACGTTCAACCTTGGAGAGGTAGCTCTTGGTCATGCCGGACTTTTCGGCCAACACCTCCAAGGTAACCCCAAGTTTTTTTCTTAATAATTTCAATCGGATAGACATTCAGTGCAATTTTCCCAGTGCCACGGGCAAGCTTTTTCTTGCTAATGACACATTGTGTCATTTATGCTTTTTTGTGTCATCAGCTTAACCGCCCCTCCACCTTCCAAGTAGCCGGGGCGGGCCAGCCTGACACTTCTCCACACCATCGAGGATATCCCCATGGCCAAGACTCTGGCATTGCCCAAGGACCAACTGATCAAGCAGGCCCTTACACAGATGCAAGGCTCGCTTGCCGATAATACGTGGACTGCACGGGAAAAGCTGGCCCTGACCTGTCGAATTCTCTTCGACAACGGCCACGATTCCGGCCTGGCCGGGCAAATCAGTACCCGCGGACCACAACCGGGCACTTTCTACACCCAGCAACTGGGACTGGGTTTCGATGAAATCACCGCCAGCAACCTGCTGCTGGTCAATGAAGACCTGGAAGTGCTCGAAGGCCAGGGCATGCCCAACCCGGCCAACCGCTTTCACAGTTGGGTCTATCGGGCACGTCCGGATGTGAACTGCATCATTCACACCCACCCCACCCATGTCGCCGCGCTGTCAATGCTGGAAGTGCCGCTGCAGGTTTCGCACATGGACCTATGCCCGCTGTATGAGGACTGTGCCTTTCTGCAAGCCTGGCCGGGTGTGCCGGTGGGCAATGAAGAAGGCGAAATCATCAGCGCCGCACTGGGCGACAAGCGCGCCATCCTGCTTTCTCACCACGGCCAGTTGTCAACCGGCAGCAGCATCGAAGAAGCGTGTGTCATCGCCCAACTGATTGAGCGTGCAGCCAAGTTGCAACTGCTGGCCATGGCTGCCGGCGACGTCAAACCGATCGAGCCGGCCCTGGGCCGCGAAGCCCACGACTGGATTTCTCGCCCGAAACGCCACAGCGCTGCCTTCAACTACTACGCGCGGCAGTGCCTGCGGGTGCATGCCGACTGCCTGAGCTGATTGTTTGCCCTATTTGCCTTACTTGCGGAGTACCTTTCATGAGCACAACCTTTCACGGCATCATCGGCTACACCATCACCCCGTTCAGCAGCGACGGTCAGCAACTTGACCTGACTGCCCTGGGCCAGTCCATCGACCGCCTGATCGCAGGCGGGGTACATGCCATTGCGCCCCTGGGCAGCACCGGTGAAGGTGCCTACCTGAGCGACAAGGAGTGGGACCAGGCCACCGAATTCAGCCTGGCGCACATCGCCGGACGCGTGCCGACCATTGTCAGCGTCTCCGACCTGACCACCGCGGGCGCCATCCGCCGCGCACGCTTTGCCCAAGCGCATGGCGCCGATGCGGTGATGGTTTTGCCAACGGCCTACTGGAAGCTCAGCGAAGCGGAGATCTTCGAACACTACCGGGCCATCGGTGCCAGCATCAATGTACCGATCATGCTCTACAACAACCCGGCCACCAGCGGCACCGACATGTCGGTGGAATTGATTCTGCGCATCGTGCGCGAAGTCGAGAACGTGACCATGGTCAAGGAGAGCACCGGCGACATTCAGCGCATGCACAAACTGCAGCTGCTCGGTGAGGGTAAGGTGCCCTTCTACAACGGTTGCAACCCATTGGCCCTGGAAGCCTTCATCGCCGGTGCCAGCGGCTGGTGCACCGCGGCGGCGAACCTGATCCCCGACCTCAATCAGCAATTGTACAAAGCCATCGTGAGCAATGACCTGAAGACTGCCAAGGCCGTGTTCTACCGTCAGTTGCCACTGCTGGACTTCATCCTCAAGGCGGGCTTGCCGGCGACCGTCAAGGCTGGCCTGGCCATCCAGGGGCTACCCGTGGGCGAGCCACGTCGGCCAGTGTTTGCCCTGAACCAGGCAGGACAGGATCACCTGCGTAAGTTGCTGGAGGCCCTAGCGACCGGGAGCCATGCGTAAGCGGTAGCCCCCAGGGCTTTCGCCAGTCCACTTCTTGAACGCGCGGTGGAACGCGCTGGGTTCCTGGAACCCAGTGCGTTCTGCGATTTCGGCAATACTCATGTCGGTTTCGCGCAGGCATTCAAAAGCGGTGGCACGGCGAACTTCATCCTTGATCTGCTGATACGAGCGGCCTTCGCGCTCCAGTTGGCGGCGAAAGCTGCTGGGGCTCAGGCTTTGGCGCCTGGCCATGGCCACCAGGGTTGGCCACTGGCCCTGCTCACGCTCACGCAGGTAGCGGTACACCTGAGCCACCTGACCATTCTGATTGCGATAGCGTATCACCAGCCACTGCGGCGCACTGCGCAGGAAGGTCTTGAGCCCGGCCAAATCCTGAATCACCGGCAAGCGCAAATAGTCGGCAGCAAATTCGATTTCACTGACACCCGCCCCCAACTGCAGGTTGGCCCCCCAGAGCAACAGGTCGTCATCCTGGGCCGGACGCAGATCCGTCAGCGCCGTGCGATCAATCACCAGCCGCTGCCCCCCCAACCAGCACAACAGGCTAATCACCAAGGCCAGGAAGGTTTCTTCGGCATAGACACGGGTCAGTGGATCGTCGATGCGTGACTTCACACTGATCAACGCCCGCGCGCCTTTGATCGACAGGCTGGCGCGCACATCACGCAAGAACAGGGCGAAATTGCCCAGGCATTGACGCAATGCTTTTTCCAGCGTCGGTTCCTGGATCAGGCCACGGCAGATCAGGGCAAAACTGCCCAGTGGCATGCCATGGCTGTCAAGGTCGAAAAACTCGTCATCCAGCGCCTGGATCAGGATCAACCAGAGCCGGGCAAAGGCTGAAGCCGACACCCGGGCACCTTCCGTGTCGAGCACCGCCGGATCGATACCGGCCTCGCGCAACAAAGCCGCCGCCCGCTGCGGTTGGTCACGCAGCGAATGCAGCATGGTATGGACGAAGTAAACCGCGACTGTATCGTTTTCCCGCATGGCGGATTCCGCAAGGGTATGGCAAAAAATACCAGTTTCAGTGAACAGTTATGGCATAGGCCCAGCGAAAGGCTTTGCCTAGACTCGCTGACAACCTGAACCTGGCTTGGCGTGCATTCTGTCAGAGGCTGCCACCGCCCCGCCATGCTTTCGCATACTGGAGTCGATCATGAACACCCCGGAAATCTACGTAGTCAGCGCCGTCCGTTCGGCCATCGGCAGTTTTGGCGGCGCCCTCAAGGACCTGCCTCTGGCTGACCTGGCCAGCACCGTGACCCGTGCGGCAATCGAGCGAGCCGGTGTAGCACCTGAGCAGATCGGCCATGTGGTCATGGGCACGGTCATCCCTACCGAAGCCCGCGATGCCTACCTGGCCCGGGTCGCCGCGATGAATGCCGGCATTCCCAAGGAAACCCCGGCGTTCAACGTCAACCGCCTGTGCGGTTCGGGCCTGCAGGCCATTGTCTCCGCCGCCCAGAGCCTGCTGCTCGGTGACGCCGAGGCCGTGGTGGCAGCCGGTGCTGAATCCATGAGCCGTGGCCCCTACCTGCTGCCGCAAGCCCGTTGGGGTGCGCGCATGGGTGATCTGCAGGGTGTCGACTACATGCTCGGTATCCTCCACGACCCGTTTGCTGGCTTCCACATGGGCATCACTGCCGAGAACGTTGCCGAGCGCAATGGCATCACCCGCCAGATGCAGGATGAACTGGCCCTGGTCAGCCAGCAACGTGCCGCCCGCGCCATTGCCGAAGGCCGTTTCGACAGCCAGATCGTGCCGATCGATATTCCTGGACGTAAAGGCACCGTGCGCTTTGAAGTCGACGAGCACGTGCGTGGCAACGTCACCGCCGAGCAACTGGCCGGGATGAAACCGGCGTTCAAGAAAGACGGCAGCGTCACGGCCGGCAATGCCAGCGGCCTGAACGATGGCGCCGGTGCGCTGGTGCTGGCCACCGGTGATTTCGTCAAACGCCATGGTCTTAAACCATTGGCGCGTCTGGTTGCCTATGCTCATGCCGGTCTCGAACCCGAGCTGATGGGCCTGGGCCCGGTCCCTGCTACACGCAAGGTCCTGGAAAAAGCCGGCCTTCAAGTGTCTGACCTGGACGTCATTGAATCCAACGAAGCCTTTGCTGCCCAGGCCTGCGCCGTGGCGGCCGAACTGGGCTTTGACCCCGAGAAGGTCAACCCCAACGGTTCTGGCATCTCCCTCGGTCACCCGGTCGGTGCTACCGGCGCAATCATTGCCACCAAAGCCATCCACGAACTGCAGCGCATTGAAGGCCGCTACGCCCTGGCCACCATGTGCATCGGCGGTGGCCAAGGCATCGCCGTGGTCTTCGAGCGCGTCTGAACCCAGGAGTTTTCACCGTGAGTATTCAAAACGTTGCAGTCATCGGCGCCGGTACCATGGGCAATGGCATTGCCCAGGTCTGTGCGGTGGCTGGTTACCAGGTTACCCTGATCGATGTGTCCGAGGCCGCGCTGGAGCGCGGCTTGACCACCTTGCGCAAGAACCTCGATCGTCAGGTCAGCAAACAGACCCTGGCCGCCGACGCTGCCGAAGCAGCGGTGGCACGAATTTCCACCAGCACTGACTACGCTCAATTGCAGCACGCACAGCTGGTGATCGAGGCGGCCACCGAGAACCTTGAGCTGAAACTGCGCATCCTCCAGCAGATCGCCGCCAGCGTCAGCAGTGACTGCGTGATTGCCACCAACACCTCGTCGCTGTCGATTACCCAATTGGGAGCAGCGGTCAGTCAGCCTGAGCGGTTCATCGGCGTGCACTTCTTCAACCCGGTGCCGATGATGGCCCTGGTCGAAATCATTCGTGGCCTGCAGACCAGTGACAGCACCTACGCAACGGCCCTGGCCCTGACCGAACAGGTCGGCAAATCGCCAATCAGCGCTGGCAACCGTCCGGGGTTCGTGGTCAATCGCATCCTGGTGCCGATGATCAACGAAGCCATCTTCGTGCTGCAAGAGGGCTTGGCCAGCGCCGAAGACATCGACACCGGTATGCGCCTGGGCTGCAACCAGCCGATCGGCCCGCTGGCCTTGGCCGACCTGATCGGCCTGGACACTCTGCTGGCGATCATGGAGGCCTTCCACGAAGGCTATAACGACAGCAAGTACCGCCCTGCCCCTCTGCTCAAGGAAATGGTTGCCGCCGGCTACCTGGGGCGCAAGAGCGGTCGCGGCTTCTTCACCTACTGAGGACGAGCCCATGGACGCCGCTTTGCGCTGTACGAACTTCGAAGAGCGGCGTGACAAAGCCCTGGCGCTGTTCGCCGAAAAGGGCTTTGGCCAGGTCAGCATGCGCGAGCTGGCCAGCCACCTGGGCTTGACCGCAGGGTCGTTGTACCATCACTTCCCCAGTAAGCAGGACCTGTTGTACGACCTGATCGAAGAGTTGTATGAGGAACTGCTTGCCACCCTCAACCAGGGGCGCCGCGCCCATCAGCAAACCCTGGCGCAGGTCATTGCGGCGCATTGGGCGCTGCACACGGAGCGCCCGCTGCAGTTCCGTCTGGCCGAGCGGGATCAATGCTGCCTGAGCCCGGAGCAACAAGCGCGGATTGGCCAACTACGCCAACAGTATGAAACCGCGTTGCTGCGCCTGATTGTGCCCAAGGCCACCTTGCGGGGCCCGGCACTGGCCGCTACGGCCCATGTGATTGCCAACCTGCTCAACAGCTTGCCCAGTTGGTTGCAGGCCTCTCAACTCCCCCAGGCCCAGGGCCTGGCCTTGATGGAAAGCATGCTGCTGGGCGGCATCGAACGGACCTTGCGCGGTGAAAGCCTGAACTCGATGGTCTGAGGCCAAGCGTGGTCGCAGGCGCGCTAACCGCCAGCGACCGTTCGTGCCTCAACGCGGTCTGGGAAGCGGCAGGCGCACGGTGAAGGTAGCGCCCTTGCCCTCGGCACTCTGAACCTCAATACTGCCGCCATGGGCCAATACGATCTGCTCCGAGATGTACAACCCCAGGCCCAGCCCAGCATTACCTGGATTGCTGGCCACCCGCTCGAACTGCTGGAAGATGCGCTGCTGGTTCTGCTCACTGATACCGATACCCTGGTCGCGAACCTCGATGCAGGCCAGATCCTGCTGCTCGAAGGTGCGCACTTGTACCGGATGGTTTGCCCCATAGCGCAAGGCATTGGTCAGCAGGTTGGCCACGACCTGTTCGATGCGAAATTCATCCCAAACACCTGGAAGCGGTACCTGATCCTTGAACTCGATGGACGATGCCGCTGCCGCTGCCTGGGCGGCGAAATTCTCGATCAAGCCCGCGACCAGCTGACTCAGGTCGAACTGAATGGGCCGGATGGACAGCTTGCCGGTACGGATCCGCGACACATCGAGCATGTCCTCTATCAGACGAATCAAGCTATTGATCTGGCGCTCATCGCGCTCGACCATGGCGCGCATCTTGTCCAGGGTAAACGCATCGGCGTTGTCCCGGGCCAGGTGTAGCTTGCGTAGCTGGGTTTCCAGAATCAGGCCATTGAGCGGCGTGCGTACCTCATGTGAGACAATCGACATGAAGTCATCGCGCATGCGCACCGCATGCTCCAGTTCGCGGCGGGTAACCTGCAACTGGGAAAGCAGTTGCTCCTGCTCAGCGCGGCTGCGCTCCAGCGCTTCGAGTTGTTGGCCCAAGGCTTTGCGCTGGCGGAAAAGGTCAACGAACACCGCGACTTTGCTTTTTACCGCCTGGTTGTCCAGTGGTTTGTGCAAGAAGTCCACCGCGCCGCTTTCATAGCCCTTGAAGGCATAGTTCATCTCACGCCCGGCGGCGCTGACGAAAACAATCGGGATGTTCTTGGTTTTTTCTGTACCGCGCATCAATTCGGCCAGCTCGAAACCGTTCATGCCCGGCATCTGTACATCCAGAATTGCCAGGGCAAACTCATGTTCGAGCAACAACGACAGCGCCTGGTCGGCAGATTGGGCCTGATGCACTTCACAATCGCTGCCCTTGATCAGCGCCTCCAGTGCCAGGAGGTTTTCTGGCAGGTCGTCGACGATCAGTAGCTTGGCTTGGATATGGCTTAGCATTCAGAAAATTCCAGCTTGGCGAGCAATTGCCCGATGCCGCTCAACGGCAGTATGTGGTCAGGCCGGTGCAGAGCCAGCGCCGCGTTGGGCATGGTTGCGACCTGCGCTTCGTGCGGGTCCTGGACGATGGTGTAACCGCCCAACTGCTTGATCTGTGCCAGGCCGCGCGCACCGTCTTCGTTAGCACCGGTTAGCAGCACACCCAGCAGCGCCGGGCCATAGGCATCGGCAGCCGACTCAAAAAGGATGTCGATGGCAGGCCGGGAAAAGTACACCCGTTCTTCCTGGCTCAACGAAAAACAGCGGTCCTGCTCCACCGACAGGTGATAACCGGGACCGGCGAAATAGATCATGCCCGGGGCTACCGGCTGTTTGTCTTGCGCTTCGCACACCGGGCGCCGGAGCCTGCGGCTGAACACTTCGGCCAACTGGCTGTGGCGGTCATCGGGCAAGTGCAGCACGCACACCAAGGGGATCTGAAAATCCACCGGCAGGTCATGGAACAGCTGCAGCAAGGCGCTGACACCACCGGCCGAAGCGCCCAGCGCAACCGCCTGAATGCCGTTCATGATTTACGGTAGATCCGTTCTGGCTTGACCAGTGCCTGGAACTGGTCCGCGTAGGCGGAAAAATCCAGGGTTTCTTTGCTGCCCAGCACCAGGAAGCCACGGTGACACAACGAGTCGTGGAACAAGCCGAAGGCGCGATCCTGCAAGGCTTTGTTGAAATAGATCAGCACGTTGCGGCACGAGATCAACTGGGTTTCGGAAAACACGCTGTCGGTCGCCAAGCTATGATCGGCAAAGGTGACGTTGTCACGCAGGCTGCTGTCGACAATGGCGTTGCCGTAGGCGCAGGTGTAGTACTCGCTGAAGTCGCGCAGGCCACCGGCCTTGCGGTAGTTCTGTTCATACTCACGCATGTTCTGCATCGAATAGATGCCCTGCTTGGCCTTGTCCAGGGAACTGGGGTTGATGTCGGTGGCGTAGATGATGGTGCGCTCCAGCAGGCCTTCTTCACGCAACAGAATCGCCATCGAATAGACCTCCTCACCGGTGCTACAGCCGGCAATCCAGATCTTCAGCGATGGCCATGTGCGCAGCAGCGGCACCACCTCCTGGCGTACCGCCAGGTAGTGCTCCGGGTCGCGAAACATCTCGCTGACCGGGATGGTCAGGAACTGCAGCAACTGCATGAACATGCCCGGATCGTGC
Protein-coding sequences here:
- a CDS encoding AraC family transcriptional regulator, whose translation is MTTHSRFWRDPALPFIEARRVDDGRKVCYAPHSHESFSIGAITGGRSTYVSGDNHQQVTAGSVVLMNPGVVHTCNPIEGEPWSYLMLYVDLPWLQALGFQPFEVLSSQSPDLYQGLCQLHGVLTDSQLSSASKHAALRIFFSELIQRLPSRVADAGRVNPRLLTAAAFIRAHCTQALRLEDMGDAAGLSTSYLIRAFKQHFGLTPHGYLVDQRVQYARARLRSGALIAEVALEAGFADQAHLQRAFKRHLAATPGHYRSAQ
- a CDS encoding helix-turn-helix domain-containing protein, which translates into the protein MSIRLKLLRKKLGVTLEVLAEKSGMTKSYLSKVERGLNTPSIAAALKLARALSVNVEELFAEDMPGQARFSLVRSGERQALSGSAQGPGYAVLANHIGSRRLLPFIISPPHDFSDSTFKEHLGEEFLFVHEGQVEVDFMNERVILERGDALYFNAQTPHRLRSLGDVQAQLLVVVHDAEE
- a CDS encoding aldolase, whose amino-acid sequence is MAKTLALPKDQLIKQALTQMQGSLADNTWTAREKLALTCRILFDNGHDSGLAGQISTRGPQPGTFYTQQLGLGFDEITASNLLLVNEDLEVLEGQGMPNPANRFHSWVYRARPDVNCIIHTHPTHVAALSMLEVPLQVSHMDLCPLYEDCAFLQAWPGVPVGNEEGEIISAALGDKRAILLSHHGQLSTGSSIEEACVIAQLIERAAKLQLLAMAAGDVKPIEPALGREAHDWISRPKRHSAAFNYYARQCLRVHADCLS
- a CDS encoding dihydrodipicolinate synthase family protein, with product MSTTFHGIIGYTITPFSSDGQQLDLTALGQSIDRLIAGGVHAIAPLGSTGEGAYLSDKEWDQATEFSLAHIAGRVPTIVSVSDLTTAGAIRRARFAQAHGADAVMVLPTAYWKLSEAEIFEHYRAIGASINVPIMLYNNPATSGTDMSVELILRIVREVENVTMVKESTGDIQRMHKLQLLGEGKVPFYNGCNPLALEAFIAGASGWCTAAANLIPDLNQQLYKAIVSNDLKTAKAVFYRQLPLLDFILKAGLPATVKAGLAIQGLPVGEPRRPVFALNQAGQDHLRKLLEALATGSHA
- a CDS encoding AraC family transcriptional regulator, with the protein product MRENDTVAVYFVHTMLHSLRDQPQRAAALLREAGIDPAVLDTEGARVSASAFARLWLILIQALDDEFFDLDSHGMPLGSFALICRGLIQEPTLEKALRQCLGNFALFLRDVRASLSIKGARALISVKSRIDDPLTRVYAEETFLALVISLLCWLGGQRLVIDRTALTDLRPAQDDDLLLWGANLQLGAGVSEIEFAADYLRLPVIQDLAGLKTFLRSAPQWLVIRYRNQNGQVAQVYRYLREREQGQWPTLVAMARRQSLSPSSFRRQLEREGRSYQQIKDEVRRATAFECLRETDMSIAEIAERTGFQEPSAFHRAFKKWTGESPGGYRLRMAPGR
- a CDS encoding acetyl-CoA C-acyltransferase family protein: MNTPEIYVVSAVRSAIGSFGGALKDLPLADLASTVTRAAIERAGVAPEQIGHVVMGTVIPTEARDAYLARVAAMNAGIPKETPAFNVNRLCGSGLQAIVSAAQSLLLGDAEAVVAAGAESMSRGPYLLPQARWGARMGDLQGVDYMLGILHDPFAGFHMGITAENVAERNGITRQMQDELALVSQQRAARAIAEGRFDSQIVPIDIPGRKGTVRFEVDEHVRGNVTAEQLAGMKPAFKKDGSVTAGNASGLNDGAGALVLATGDFVKRHGLKPLARLVAYAHAGLEPELMGLGPVPATRKVLEKAGLQVSDLDVIESNEAFAAQACAVAAELGFDPEKVNPNGSGISLGHPVGATGAIIATKAIHELQRIEGRYALATMCIGGGQGIAVVFERV
- a CDS encoding 3-hydroxybutyryl-CoA dehydrogenase gives rise to the protein MSIQNVAVIGAGTMGNGIAQVCAVAGYQVTLIDVSEAALERGLTTLRKNLDRQVSKQTLAADAAEAAVARISTSTDYAQLQHAQLVIEAATENLELKLRILQQIAASVSSDCVIATNTSSLSITQLGAAVSQPERFIGVHFFNPVPMMALVEIIRGLQTSDSTYATALALTEQVGKSPISAGNRPGFVVNRILVPMINEAIFVLQEGLASAEDIDTGMRLGCNQPIGPLALADLIGLDTLLAIMEAFHEGYNDSKYRPAPLLKEMVAAGYLGRKSGRGFFTY
- a CDS encoding TetR/AcrR family transcriptional regulator, with the protein product MDAALRCTNFEERRDKALALFAEKGFGQVSMRELASHLGLTAGSLYHHFPSKQDLLYDLIEELYEELLATLNQGRRAHQQTLAQVIAAHWALHTERPLQFRLAERDQCCLSPEQQARIGQLRQQYETALLRLIVPKATLRGPALAATAHVIANLLNSLPSWLQASQLPQAQGLALMESMLLGGIERTLRGESLNSMV
- a CDS encoding hybrid sensor histidine kinase/response regulator, which codes for MLSHIQAKLLIVDDLPENLLALEALIKGSDCEVHQAQSADQALSLLLEHEFALAILDVQMPGMNGFELAELMRGTEKTKNIPIVFVSAAGREMNYAFKGYESGAVDFLHKPLDNQAVKSKVAVFVDLFRQRKALGQQLEALERSRAEQEQLLSQLQVTRRELEHAVRMRDDFMSIVSHEVRTPLNGLILETQLRKLHLARDNADAFTLDKMRAMVERDERQINSLIRLIEDMLDVSRIRTGKLSIRPIQFDLSQLVAGLIENFAAQAAAAASSIEFKDQVPLPGVWDEFRIEQVVANLLTNALRYGANHPVQVRTFEQQDLACIEVRDQGIGISEQNQQRIFQQFERVASNPGNAGLGLGLYISEQIVLAHGGSIEVQSAEGKGATFTVRLPLPRPR
- a CDS encoding chemotaxis protein CheB; the encoded protein is MNGIQAVALGASAGGVSALLQLFHDLPVDFQIPLVCVLHLPDDRHSQLAEVFSRRLRRPVCEAQDKQPVAPGMIYFAGPGYHLSVEQDRCFSLSQEERVYFSRPAIDILFESAADAYGPALLGVLLTGANEDGARGLAQIKQLGGYTIVQDPHEAQVATMPNAALALHRPDHILPLSGIGQLLAKLEFSEC
- a CDS encoding CheR family methyltransferase, which translates into the protein MTIERNTDIEIRLLIEAIYLKYSYDFRDYSGASIKRRILHALRQFECKTVSALQERVLHDPGMFMQLLQFLTIPVSEMFRDPEHYLAVRQEVVPLLRTWPSLKIWIAGCSTGEEVYSMAILLREEGLLERTIIYATDINPSSLDKAKQGIYSMQNMREYEQNYRKAGGLRDFSEYYTCAYGNAIVDSSLRDNVTFADHSLATDSVFSETQLISCRNVLIYFNKALQDRAFGLFHDSLCHRGFLVLGSKETLDFSAYADQFQALVKPERIYRKS